The genomic interval GGCGAGCGTGGTCGAAGCACTGAGAAACACCCCGCAGGGTCAGCCGATGGCGGATCTGGTGGCTTCCTTCGATCAGCAGGCCACCCTGTAGGCACACTCCACCGCCGGCCTGACTGTGGAAACGGGAGTCTGGTGGGCGCGCGCAGATTCGAACTGCGGACCTCTGCCGTGTGAAAGCAGCGCTCTAACCAACTGAGCTACGCGCCCGGGCGGGCGAGCATATCACTGTCGGCCGGCAGCCTGAAGTTCCCGCAGCTGCGGTCGCAGCAGCAGCAGGCCGAGCAGTGAAAGCAGCGCGAGCACGGCGCCGCCGGTAAAGGTGAATCCGGCGCCGCCTGCGTCCCACAGCGCACCCGCCAGCACACTGGCCAGCAGCAGCATCAGACCGGTGATCAGGTTGAGCACCCCGAAACCGGTGCCGCGCAGATCCCCAGGCACCATATCCGCCACCAGCGCGGCAACAATGCCCTGGGTAAACCCCATGTGCAGACCCCACAGCACCACCCCCATCGCCACGGCGATCAGCCCGGAAGACCGGGCCAGCAGCACATCGGCTGCGATCAGCAGGACCAGACCGATCACCAGCATGCCGATCCGATCACCCCGGTCGGAGAGCACACCCGCCGGATAGGCGGCCAGCGCATAAGCGACATTCATCACCACCAGTACCATGGGCACCAGGGTCAGCGACAGGCCGACAGACTCTGCCTTCAGGATGAGAAAGGCTTCGCTGAACCGCGCCAGCGTAAAAGCGCCGGCAAAACCGGCAAGCCACCAGAACCGGCTGCCGAGACGCTCAAGCCTGGCGCGATCGAACAGCGGCTCGCGGTGGGGCTCGATGTCCGGCCGTTCCGGCTCGCGCACACCGACCAGCAGCAGGCCGACCGCCAGTGCCGCCGGTATCGCGGCGAACCAGAACACCATGGAGATGTCATCCAGCGTCCACCACATGAGTCCTACCGCCAGCAGTGGACCGAGAAAGGCGCCCACCGTGTCCAGCGACTGGCGCAGACCGAAGCTTGCGCCGCGAATCGATTCGGGGCTCAAGTCGGCGATCAGTGCATCCCGTGGCGCACCGCGGATGCCTTTACCGATACGGTCGACGAAGCGTGCGCCTACCAGCCAGTCGATCGTGGTGGCCAGTGCAAATACCGGCTTCGTCAGCGCGGCAAGTCCGTAACCGACGACCACCAGAGTCTTGCGGCGCCGCAGCCGGTCACTCAGCGCACCGGAAAATACCTTGGTGATCGCGGCCGTGGCCTCCGCGATACCTTCGATGAACCCCACTGTCAGCATCGAACTGCCGAGCACCACCACCAGATACACCGGCAGCAGCGCATGGATCATTTCCGAGGAAACATCCATGAGCAGAGAGACGAAACCGAGCGCCCAGACGCCACCCGGAATACGCGCGGCCGGAAGTTCAGGGGGTCGGGAAGATTGGGCAGGCATCGGCGGATGTTCCGCTGCTCCGTCTTCCGCCGCAAGTAAACGCCGGGTCCTGCCGGAGTAGGAGTGCGGTGTTGCTCAGAGAATCCTCACCTCCTGATCGATCACCGCGAAGGCGCCACGTTCGGTGAGACAGCCCTGCACATGGCCGCCCGGCCGGATGTCGAACCAGCGGGTGGAAATGCCATCGGTTCTGCCGACCCGGGCGATCAGCAGTTTCACCGGCCGGCCGCGCCGCTGCGCCTTCACCCGATCGATGAAGCCAAGCCAGGGCACGAAACCGTAATCGCCATTGCGACGCAGGACACCGATGACTTCACCACGGGTATCTCCGTGCAGTTCGATGTTCCGATGGTTGAGGCGACGGCATAAAACGAGCGACATCCGGATACTGTATATACATACAGTATCCGGATCCAGAGGGAGGCGGGAGAGGCGCCGCGGGACCGGCAGGTCGCCATCCCCTCAGCCCGGCTTGAAGGCCTCACCCAGCCTCGACACCTAGCCTCGACGATGGCCGTCCCGTCGCTTGCCGTGATCCCGGTCACCGCCACGCCCCCGACGATCACCCTGCAGGTCGTGACGCTTCTCGTAGCGATGGTGACCGCGGTCGTGGCGTCGATCCTGATGCCAGTATGCGTGTCGCTTCTGGTGCTTGCGCCATTTCTTGGTATGCCGGTAGTTGTGTCCCCGATGCTGGTATCCGTGGTACCGGTGATCCCGATAGCGCGGCGCATCGTAGTGGGCGAGCACAATGGAGGCGCCGATCAGGGCCGCCCAGTCGTCGTCTACCCGGCCGTGGTCGGCGTGGGCAGCGAAGGGCAGCATCAGTCCAGCCACGAGTGCAGCAGTTGCACCCAGGCGGACGCTTCGGTTTGTCGTACGGGTAGTTTCAGGTCTGGTCATGTCTGTCTCCGGTTGTTGTCAGACGCGGACCAGATTAGGGCTCGGCCAATGAACAGCCGATGAACCCACCCTGTCTGGAAACTGAACCGGAATCTGCATGCACTTTCGCGACAGCCGCTTTGCGGAGCAGCATGCAGTTGCTGATCTCAACCCAGTCGGTAACCCAACAGATTCCAGTAGTCGAGCCAGCTGAGCCACAGCACGGCAACTGCAGCATTGAGCAGGGCCAGCAGGGCGATCCATCGATCAGCCAGCAGTTCCCGGAAGTGCCAGATCTGCACCGCAAGTCCACCACCGGCAGTCAGCGGCAACATCAGCAGTGCCAGCAGTGCAGGGGTGGGACCAGCGAAGAACCTCTGTGGATCGGTCCATCCCAGAATCGCAACAAGGCCGACAACGAATCCAAGCAGGGCGCCATTGGTCAGCAGCAGCGGGATTCGCACTTTTCCCAGTCGGTCCCGACAGCGCCGCAACCAGATAAAACTGCACAGCAGCCACAGACAGCCGCCACCCAACAGCCACGGCGCCCAATGGGAACTCGTGTACCAGGGCACCGGCTCGTAGGCGCCGCCGCCAATAAAAAGATGCGGACGGTCCCCCTTCAGCGTGCGGAATACCAGATAGCGTTGCTCACCCTCGCGGTGTTGCAGAACACCGGGTTCGATTTCGACATATTCCCGGCCCGCCAGCCGCACGCCGGTTGAGGTTGCAGTCACCTGCACCTCGTCGAACAGGCTCGCCAGCCGTTCCCAGGTGTGTCGGGCTGCGACAGCGGTACGGTAACTGCCCGCATACCCGCTGCTGCGACCCGCCGAATCCGCCAGAGGTTCTGGCTGCTCCGCTGGTGAATCGCCGGATTCGGGCCAGAGCGTGTCGAGCATGGCCTGGGTAGTTTCCCGATTGAACCGGGCCGCTGTGTCGAAGGCACCAAAGGCACCGAGGATGCTGCGGTTGTGAACGATAAAGACACCGAAACCCCGTTCAGGAACAAGCAGCAGTCGGGCATTGAAACCACTCGCCTGTCCGTCCTTGTAAAACACCCGCATACCGGCGTGGTCGCTGCGCGCAAACCCGAAGGACCGGCCGGGCAAACTGGGGTGCCGGGAGTACTGCTCGACCAGCTGACTGCAGACTGCTTCCCCCAGCCCCCCACTCCGGCAGTTCAGCAGCGCAAGCAGATACCTGGCCATGTCCGGCGCAGACGTGTAGAGACCGGCTGCTGGAGTGAGCTGCACGTAATCCCGCTCATAAGGCCTGAATCCCGACGAGGTCTGACGCCAGGCAGAGACGATCCGGCTGTCGATCCCGGGCGGCATGTCGATCTGCGCAAAAGTCGAAGACGTCATGCCCAGCGGTTCGAACACTTCTTCTGCCATCGCCTCATCGAAGCGCCGGCCGGTCAGCTCTTCCAGCAGCCATCCCGCCAGCGCCGTGTGGTGATCGTTGTAGGCGATCACTTCTCCCGGGTCGATGAACCTGGGCGGCAGATGGCGGGCCAGGTAGTCGGAGAGGCTCAACATCTGTTCCGGGTTGCTGACATGCTGCCCGAACAGCCGCTCGTTGAATCCAGCGGTGTGGGTGAGCAGGTGCCGCAGTGTGATCGGCTTGCGCAGCGGTGGTCGCACGGGCAGATTATCGAGTCGATTGCGAAGGTCTTCATCCAGGCTCACAGCTCCCCGCGCGACCAGCCGCAAGATCCCGGACGCGGTAACCGGTTTCGACACCGAGCCCACTCTGAATACATCGCGGCGCACATTCACCGGCGTACCCGTTACTGGATTCCCGGTTCCGTAACCCGCGAGGACCAGCACCTCGCCGCCGTACACAACAGCAATCGCAGTTCCGGGGATACCCAGCTGTACCAGTCTGCCGGGTATGGCTGCCAGCACCTTACCGAGCGCATCCCGCACGACGGCCGTCTCCACTGCGGTACCACGGGCGGATTGCACAGCCTCCGCCGCGGCGAATCCACTCAGCGCGACATTGAGAATCATCGTCAGTCTCACCATTGCGCTCATCGACCTGACTCGGGTTTGTACGCCAGGTAGCCGAGGAAATTTCGGGATAGTGCCTCCGCCAGTTCCGCATCCGTGCGGGAATAGGGATTCGGCATCGACTCCGGAAACAGCAGCTGGTCGCGAAGCGCACTGAAGGTGAAGGTCAGGGCATGGTGCAACCGGGCGTCAAGATCCGGTCCATGCAGTTCCCCACACTGCTTGAAGTTTTCGACAAGCACCGGCAGTGCCGCATTGATCCGCTGGCTTCTGGCCCGATACCGCGAAGAATTTCCTGCCCGGGCCGTCAATACCAGGGTGCGGAGCAGACCACGACGGGTGCGGTGATAGGTGATCAGAGCCTGGAGAAGGTGTCCGGCTCTTTCCTCCAGCGACCACGCAGCCGCCCTGGCTTCCTTCATATGGGCCTCCAGCAGGTCTGTCAGCTCCGCCGCGTAGCGCTCGTCCAGATGATCGAGCAGAGCGTTCTTGTCAGCAAAGCGCGCATAGAAGGAACCGATCGAAGATTGCGCGCGCCGGGCGATAGCGCTGATCGCAATGTCATCCCAGACCTGGGTTTCGAGCAGTGCGGTTGCGGCTTCGAGGATGCGCTCCAGTGTTGCGCGGCTGCGGTCCTGCAGCGGTGGCTGAATGCGGGGTTTCCTGGCCAATTCAGGCTCGTATTAGAATGTTCATTCTAATTTTAGCGACGGGGTCAGAATGAATGCAAGCAGCGGGTCAGCAACCGGCGGCGGCCGCCCGTTGTATTGGGAAGTTCGTGCCGAATCCGTATAATCGCCGCCCTTCCCAGCGCAGCGCCCGTAGCTCAGCTGGATAGAGTACTGGCCTCCGAAGCCAGGGGTCGCGCGTTCGAATCGCGCCGGGCGCGCCAATTCATTGAGGGTGTCAGATCTCGAAAGGGCTGTCCGTCAATTCCTCCGACACTCTCCACAACTGTCCGGCTATGGTCTGGGACCGGGACAACAGGTTCGACGCAACTTTTCGTGGTGCACCACGCATCTCGCCCAGGCCGTCCGGCCCGATGTAGTCGCCGCTCTTCGCTTCTTCGGCAAACCCTGCAAAAAGTGTTGGCAGTGCACCGTCGGCCGCCGGCTGCGCGACAATCGACGTATACAGCTGAATCAGCGTCTCACCGAAGGCAGAGCCGAGCATACGCGGCCCGGCGTAGCCGAGATTCGTGGCTGCGATCCCGGGATGGCAGGCCAGCGCCGCAATTCCGCTCCCGGCACTGCGCAATCTCCGATCCAGCTCATAGGTAAAGTAAAGATTGGCAAGTTTGCTCTGTCCATATGCAAGCCAGGGATCGTAGAACCAGCGCCCCTCGAGGTTGGCCAGATTCAGGAATCCGAAATTGTGGGCAAGGCTCGAAACTGTGACCACGCGAGCCCCGGGGGCCTTCTGCAACAGCGGATAGACCAGTGCGGTGAGAGCGAAGTGCCCGAGGTGGTTGGTGCCGAACTGCATCTCGAAACCGTCCTCGGTCTCCCGCCGGGGAATCGCCATGACACCGGCGTTGTTGATCAGAACGTCCACCTGGTCACAGCTTTCGCGCAGTTGGGCCGCACAGGCCCGGACTGAACGCAGCGAGGCGAGATCCAGCATCACCGGTTCGACAGCGGCGCCTGGATTTTCCGCAATCAGTGACTCGCAGGCCTCCCGTGCGCTGTCCTGGTTACGACAGGCCAGGATCAGCCGTGCGCCTTTGGCTGCCAGTGCCCTGGCCGCTTCGAGACCAATACCGCTGTTGCCGCCGGTGATGACAACCGTTCTGCCGTCCTGGCGCGGAAGATTACTCAGTGTCCAACTCATCAACTGATCCCCTTTCAGCTGCTTCTTTTTTACTGTTCCCTTTTACCAGGTTCCTTCTGACCGGTCGCCTTTAACCGGTTCTCCTCTCACCTGCTTGCCTGCATGGACCGGCCGGGTCCGGTGGTACAGTGAGGCAGTCAATCACCGAAAGCACACCATGTTCGGCATCGAGACAGACATCCTGCTGGTGTTGTCGATCCTCGGCATCTCGCTGGTGCTTTTCATCACCGAGCAGGTCCGCATGGACGTGGTCGCACTCATGGTGCTGTGCGCCCTCGCCCTGACCGGCCTTGTCAGTCCGTCCGACGCTTTCTCAGGATTCAGCAACGCAGCGGTGATCACCGTGTGGGCAATGTTCATTCTCAGCGAAGGCCTGAGCAGGGCTGGAATCGCTGACATACTCGGTCGCAGCGTGCTGCGGATCGCCGGTCGCGGCGAAGCGCGCATGATCGCGGTGA from Pseudomonadales bacterium carries:
- a CDS encoding MFS transporter, which translates into the protein MPAQSSRPPELPAARIPGGVWALGFVSLLMDVSSEMIHALLPVYLVVVLGSSMLTVGFIEGIAEATAAITKVFSGALSDRLRRRKTLVVVGYGLAALTKPVFALATTIDWLVGARFVDRIGKGIRGAPRDALIADLSPESIRGASFGLRQSLDTVGAFLGPLLAVGLMWWTLDDISMVFWFAAIPAALAVGLLLVGVREPERPDIEPHREPLFDRARLERLGSRFWWLAGFAGAFTLARFSEAFLILKAESVGLSLTLVPMVLVVMNVAYALAAYPAGVLSDRGDRIGMLVIGLVLLIAADVLLARSSGLIAVAMGVVLWGLHMGFTQGIVAALVADMVPGDLRGTGFGVLNLITGLMLLLASVLAGALWDAGGAGFTFTGGAVLALLSLLGLLLLRPQLRELQAAGRQ
- a CDS encoding serine hydrolase domain-containing protein, translating into MSAMVRLTMILNVALSGFAAAEAVQSARGTAVETAVVRDALGKVLAAIPGRLVQLGIPGTAIAVVYGGEVLVLAGYGTGNPVTGTPVNVRRDVFRVGSVSKPVTASGILRLVARGAVSLDEDLRNRLDNLPVRPPLRKPITLRHLLTHTAGFNERLFGQHVSNPEQMLSLSDYLARHLPPRFIDPGEVIAYNDHHTALAGWLLEELTGRRFDEAMAEEVFEPLGMTSSTFAQIDMPPGIDSRIVSAWRQTSSGFRPYERDYVQLTPAAGLYTSAPDMARYLLALLNCRSGGLGEAVCSQLVEQYSRHPSLPGRSFGFARSDHAGMRVFYKDGQASGFNARLLLVPERGFGVFIVHNRSILGAFGAFDTAARFNRETTQAMLDTLWPESGDSPAEQPEPLADSAGRSSGYAGSYRTAVAARHTWERLASLFDEVQVTATSTGVRLAGREYVEIEPGVLQHREGEQRYLVFRTLKGDRPHLFIGGGAYEPVPWYTSSHWAPWLLGGGCLWLLCSFIWLRRCRDRLGKVRIPLLLTNGALLGFVVGLVAILGWTDPQRFFAGPTPALLALLMLPLTAGGGLAVQIWHFRELLADRWIALLALLNAAVAVLWLSWLDYWNLLGYRLG
- a CDS encoding TetR/AcrR family transcriptional regulator — its product is MARKPRIQPPLQDRSRATLERILEAATALLETQVWDDIAISAIARRAQSSIGSFYARFADKNALLDHLDERYAAELTDLLEAHMKEARAAAWSLEERAGHLLQALITYHRTRRGLLRTLVLTARAGNSSRYRARSQRINAALPVLVENFKQCGELHGPDLDARLHHALTFTFSALRDQLLFPESMPNPYSRTDAELAEALSRNFLGYLAYKPESGR
- a CDS encoding oxidoreductase — translated: MSWTLSNLPRQDGRTVVITGGNSGIGLEAARALAAKGARLILACRNQDSAREACESLIAENPGAAVEPVMLDLASLRSVRACAAQLRESCDQVDVLINNAGVMAIPRRETEDGFEMQFGTNHLGHFALTALVYPLLQKAPGARVVTVSSLAHNFGFLNLANLEGRWFYDPWLAYGQSKLANLYFTYELDRRLRSAGSGIAALACHPGIAATNLGYAGPRMLGSAFGETLIQLYTSIVAQPAADGALPTLFAGFAEEAKSGDYIGPDGLGEMRGAPRKVASNLLSRSQTIAGQLWRVSEELTDSPFEI